A region of uncultured Desulfobacter sp. DNA encodes the following proteins:
- a CDS encoding ABC transporter ATP-binding protein, whose product MQLNVKNLKVSYGNIKALHGLDFSIDTGEIVTIIGANGAGKSTTLRAISRMVPSEPGSSIEFEGQDVLAYNTDKVVSKLGISHVPEGRRIFGNLTVTENLTLACFARKDTGQIEKDKKWVFDLFPRLEERKNQVAGTLSGGEQQMLAVGRGYLSGRKLMILDEPSMGLAPLLMLEMFDALKEINRYGTTILLVEQNARLALKFAQRGYVIEHGTLVLEGPAHQLLDDPEVKKAYLGA is encoded by the coding sequence ATGCAGCTCAATGTTAAAAATCTTAAGGTTTCCTACGGTAATATCAAGGCCCTGCACGGGCTTGACTTCAGCATTGATACCGGTGAGATCGTTACCATTATCGGTGCCAATGGTGCCGGCAAAAGCACCACCCTTCGGGCCATCTCCCGCATGGTGCCCAGTGAGCCGGGCTCCTCCATTGAATTTGAGGGCCAGGATGTTCTGGCATACAACACCGACAAGGTGGTCAGCAAACTGGGAATCTCCCATGTGCCCGAGGGCCGGAGAATATTCGGCAACCTCACGGTGACGGAGAATCTGACCCTGGCCTGTTTTGCCAGAAAAGACACCGGGCAGATTGAAAAGGATAAAAAGTGGGTGTTTGATCTTTTTCCCCGCCTTGAAGAACGAAAGAACCAGGTGGCCGGCACCCTGTCCGGCGGAGAACAGCAGATGCTTGCCGTGGGGAGGGGATATTTGAGCGGCAGAAAACTCATGATTCTGGATGAGCCCTCCATGGGGCTTGCACCTTTGCTCATGCTTGAGATGTTTGACGCCTTAAAGGAGATCAACAGGTACGGCACCACCATTCTGCTGGTGGAGCAGAATGCCAGGCTTGCCCTTAAGTTTGCCCAGAGAGGGTATGTGATTGAACATGGCACCCTTGTACTGGAGGGGCCTGCCCATCAGCTGCTTGACGATCCTGAGGTAAAAAAAGCGTACCTGGGCGCATAA
- a CDS encoding branched-chain amino acid ABC transporter permease: MESFIDLIQFFIQNFINALQRGSFYAVISIGYSMVYGVLMLFNFAHGDIFMLGTYIGFGIATLFLALFAGLLPGPVIFVATVVVTMFLASWIGVFVEVAGYRPLRQAPRASAAITGLMIGIIFETGVLILLGAKRLSFPPLIESVSYNWGGVYFTNIKVMIIIISLLLMLALHTFIQKTKWGMAMRAMSYDFLAVPLMGVSINIMAPLTFAIGAGLAAIAGILYGQAFPILDPYMGVLIGWKAFVAAILGGRGSIKGAALAGYLLGFIEIFVATIFPSTLRDLIAYSIILLILTFRPRGFFGMEYSTKLRL; the protein is encoded by the coding sequence ATGGAATCGTTTATCGATCTGATACAGTTTTTTATTCAGAACTTTATCAATGCACTCCAGCGAGGAAGTTTTTACGCCGTTATTTCCATCGGATACTCCATGGTCTACGGTGTGTTGATGCTTTTTAATTTTGCCCATGGTGATATTTTCATGCTGGGCACCTATATCGGTTTTGGTATTGCAACACTTTTTCTTGCGCTGTTTGCAGGCCTTTTGCCCGGACCTGTCATTTTTGTGGCCACCGTTGTGGTAACCATGTTTTTAGCCTCATGGATCGGGGTGTTTGTGGAAGTGGCCGGTTACAGGCCCCTGCGTCAGGCCCCCCGGGCTTCGGCCGCCATCACGGGCCTTATGATCGGCATTATTTTTGAAACCGGTGTGTTAATTCTTTTGGGGGCCAAACGCTTGAGCTTTCCGCCCCTGATTGAATCGGTTTCCTATAATTGGGGCGGGGTCTATTTTACCAATATCAAGGTGATGATTATCATCATCAGCCTGCTGCTTATGCTGGCCCTGCACACCTTTATCCAGAAAACCAAATGGGGGATGGCCATGCGCGCCATGTCCTATGATTTTCTTGCCGTACCGCTCATGGGGGTCTCCATCAACATCATGGCGCCTTTGACCTTTGCCATTGGTGCGGGGCTGGCTGCGATAGCCGGCATCCTCTACGGCCAGGCATTTCCCATCCTGGACCCGTACATGGGTGTGTTGATTGGCTGGAAGGCCTTTGTAGCCGCCATTCTTGGCGGTCGAGGCTCCATCAAGGGCGCAGCGCTGGCCGGTTATCTTCTGGGGTTTATTGAAATATTTGTGGCCACCATATTTCCATCCACCCTAAGAGATCTCATTGCCTATTCCATTATACTTCTGATCCTGACCTTCAGGCCCAGGGGGTTTTTCGGTATGGAATACAGCACCAAACTTCGGTTGTAA
- a CDS encoding outer membrane lipoprotein-sorting protein yields the protein MKKQKVTIWIRKEFLILILLILSSAWALADDPDARKIMEQVDARQTGDNRVAQMEMILTDKNGSQRIRKIQTFIKDKGPDTMSLMFFLTPADVHKTAFLNIDYDDPNHDDDQWLYLPALKKTKRIASADKSGSFMGSDMNYSDMTDRELTDYDYSFYEKGREQVFDNIKTWAIWAIPRSDKVIKETGYEKELLFVRQDNDVVTRSIGWVENSPDLKYMTVRQLDIIDGIWVATSMQITRKKGKQTVHKTDLILDRVKFNQDLDEGMFSVRQMEKGL from the coding sequence ATGAAAAAACAAAAAGTAACGATCTGGATCCGGAAGGAATTCCTTATCTTGATTTTGTTGATATTGAGTTCTGCCTGGGCACTGGCAGATGACCCTGATGCACGCAAAATTATGGAACAGGTGGATGCCAGACAGACCGGGGACAACCGGGTGGCTCAAATGGAAATGATCCTGACGGATAAAAACGGCAGTCAACGGATTCGAAAAATACAGACATTTATCAAGGACAAGGGACCGGACACCATGTCCCTGATGTTTTTTCTCACCCCGGCAGATGTGCATAAAACCGCTTTTTTGAACATTGATTATGATGACCCCAATCACGACGATGACCAATGGCTCTATCTGCCGGCGCTTAAGAAAACCAAACGCATTGCCTCTGCGGATAAAAGCGGCAGTTTCATGGGCTCGGACATGAACTACTCGGATATGACGGACCGCGAACTGACCGATTATGATTACAGTTTTTACGAAAAGGGCCGGGAGCAGGTTTTTGACAATATCAAAACTTGGGCCATATGGGCCATTCCCAGATCCGACAAGGTTATAAAAGAGACCGGATACGAAAAAGAGCTTCTTTTTGTCCGCCAGGACAACGATGTGGTGACCCGGTCCATTGGCTGGGTGGAAAACAGTCCGGATCTGAAATACATGACGGTGCGTCAACTGGATATAATTGATGGTATATGGGTGGCCACAAGTATGCAGATCACGCGTAAAAAAGGAAAACAAACCGTCCATAAAACAGATCTGATCCTGGACAGGGTTAAATTTAACCAGGATCTTGATGAGGGGATGTTTTCCGTCCGGCAGATGGAAAAAGGCCTGTAG
- a CDS encoding ABC transporter ATP-binding protein, giving the protein MTPLLHVDKMTHYFGGLRAVHNYNLSVRPNQIVGLIGPNGAGKTTVFNLITGVYTPTQGRITLENENLVGLETNEIAAKGLGRTFQNLALWRHMNVLDHIKMAHYSQLTYSLFDAFFNTGKCRRQESRVEENAYRLLELFDVKQYADQLVTSLPYGAQRRVEMARAMATNPKVLFLDEPTAGMTPDELIRMIKIIRQVHRDFGVAIFLIEHRMKFVMELCQHIQTLVFGEVIAQGPPEEIQNNPQVIEAYLGKEDLT; this is encoded by the coding sequence ATGACGCCATTACTTCATGTAGATAAAATGACCCACTATTTCGGTGGGTTGCGGGCGGTCCACAACTATAATCTTTCCGTGAGGCCCAACCAGATTGTGGGGCTGATCGGCCCCAACGGTGCAGGTAAAACAACGGTTTTCAACCTGATCACAGGGGTATATACCCCCACCCAGGGCCGTATCACCCTTGAAAATGAGAATCTTGTGGGCCTGGAAACCAACGAGATCGCGGCCAAAGGGCTTGGCAGAACCTTTCAGAACCTGGCGCTTTGGCGGCACATGAATGTGCTGGACCATATTAAAATGGCCCACTATTCCCAGCTCACCTACAGCCTGTTCGACGCATTTTTCAATACCGGAAAATGCCGCAGGCAGGAATCCAGAGTCGAAGAGAACGCCTACCGGCTTCTGGAACTTTTCGATGTTAAACAATATGCCGACCAGCTGGTCACAAGCCTTCCCTACGGGGCCCAGCGGCGAGTGGAGATGGCCCGGGCCATGGCCACCAATCCCAAGGTGCTATTTCTGGATGAACCCACCGCAGGCATGACACCCGATGAGCTGATCCGGATGATTAAGATTATCAGACAGGTACACCGGGATTTCGGTGTGGCCATATTTCTGATTGAACACCGCATGAAATTTGTGATGGAGCTTTGCCAGCATATCCAGACCCTGGTGTTTGGCGAAGTGATCGCCCAGGGACCTCCCGAAGAGATCCAGAACAACCCCCAAGTGATTGAAGCCTACCTGGGCAAGGAGGATTTGACCTGA
- a CDS encoding DUF1302 family protein, which yields MMLSSILCQPAPAHGGGNELLHGFDEAPPVPEDSLWDGFKDENPTENALDALPHDRVPEQRLFRLTGHMKTAGAYNFSSDAPVRENTNWQGFSRLKAGMLLELEIKPTDKGRIFDWFIFASGFAWYDFIYLTKGRENYTDEVLDAYETKAQLRELYLLATPAKHLDIKTGRQIVVWGTSDYVRVVDILNPLDLKDPGTTDIEDLRLPVAMSKIDYYRGPFNLSGIMIHEVRFNETPPYGSGFYPYSSAPAYEETPDCDLENTQFALALKSRFSGWDMGLYWADIYHPDTYIEDVSDGVTPVLVQKHERVNMFGASTTIVNGSWIFKAESAYWDKLRYTNMPNKKFSRLDVMAGFEYSGFSDTRICVELVNQHLFNYKSQLKNDPDGIDEDQLQSVICIEKNFMHDILTLTFFAAGYGKKWQGGSYQIFSAQYDVLDNITLKAGVVFYQSGDLSMFKDIGGNDQLFLELKYSF from the coding sequence ATGATGCTGTCCTCTATCCTGTGTCAACCCGCCCCGGCCCATGGGGGGGGGAACGAGCTGCTCCACGGATTTGACGAAGCGCCTCCGGTCCCGGAGGACAGCCTTTGGGACGGATTTAAAGACGAGAACCCAACGGAAAATGCCCTGGATGCTTTACCCCACGACAGAGTGCCTGAACAACGGCTTTTTCGCCTGACCGGCCACATGAAAACAGCCGGCGCCTATAACTTTTCCAGTGACGCGCCGGTCCGGGAAAACACGAACTGGCAGGGCTTTTCACGCCTGAAGGCAGGAATGCTGCTGGAACTTGAAATCAAGCCCACAGATAAAGGGCGCATATTTGACTGGTTTATATTTGCCAGTGGATTTGCCTGGTATGATTTCATTTACCTAACCAAAGGGCGTGAAAATTATACGGATGAGGTCCTGGACGCCTACGAAACCAAAGCACAATTACGCGAACTATATCTGCTGGCCACCCCGGCAAAACACCTGGACATCAAAACCGGCCGTCAAATTGTGGTATGGGGAACATCCGATTACGTCCGGGTGGTGGACATTCTAAATCCCCTTGATCTCAAAGACCCCGGGACCACGGACATCGAAGACCTTCGGCTGCCGGTGGCCATGAGCAAAATCGACTATTACCGGGGACCTTTCAATCTGTCCGGCATCATGATCCATGAAGTCCGGTTCAATGAGACTCCCCCATACGGATCCGGGTTTTATCCCTATTCCAGCGCCCCGGCTTATGAAGAAACCCCGGACTGCGATCTGGAAAACACCCAGTTTGCACTGGCACTTAAATCAAGATTCTCCGGTTGGGATATGGGACTGTACTGGGCAGACATATACCATCCGGATACCTATATTGAAGACGTGTCAGACGGTGTTACGCCTGTCCTGGTGCAAAAGCATGAACGGGTGAACATGTTCGGGGCATCAACAACCATTGTAAACGGAAGCTGGATTTTCAAGGCTGAATCTGCATACTGGGACAAACTGAGATACACGAATATGCCCAATAAGAAATTTTCACGGCTGGATGTTATGGCCGGCTTTGAATACAGTGGATTTTCTGATACCCGGATCTGTGTGGAGCTGGTCAACCAGCATCTTTTTAACTATAAAAGCCAATTGAAAAACGATCCCGACGGCATTGATGAAGATCAGCTGCAATCGGTCATCTGTATTGAAAAAAATTTTATGCATGATATCCTTACGTTGACATTTTTCGCCGCAGGGTACGGAAAAAAGTGGCAGGGTGGCTCCTACCAGATATTTTCAGCCCAATATGATGTCTTAGACAACATTACACTAAAAGCCGGGGTCGTGTTTTACCAGTCAGGGGACCTGTCAATGTTCAAGGACATTGGGGGAAATGATCAGCTTTTTCTTGAATTAAAATATAGTTTTTGA
- a CDS encoding branched-chain amino acid ABC transporter permease — MKIVQSIKTFLSDIPMAGWFSGLLAAALIEYFWGYDYISYYLGLPKIPVLFGAILMLKDPIMIPGALAYDLLVYVLPVCIVAKASTFLTNPLAGGMEKLPLWLSALIHLCCFYGILALWAGINDYRVLVVKLTLISIILTISVNVINGYQGEFSCSHPGFMAVGAYVSSAMTLLLFANDRLFGAPLLPPSLGPWLFPVALIMGGAAASVASLLVAIPSFRTRGDYLAIISLAFMFIVKSAVENLNVIGGARGMGGQPDLAPLHVIFFWTMLCIWVIHNFVTSIMGKALNAVRDDEAASESMTVKTRKTKMTAFMFGAFWAGVAGGLFAHVLAYINPGMFSINRLAEILAMVYFGGLNSIVGSIVGAVSINILGEALRPLELFKWIIIPLILIFVMIFRPYGLISFREINARKLLAARKSK, encoded by the coding sequence ATGAAGATTGTACAATCAATTAAGACATTTCTTTCCGATATACCCATGGCGGGCTGGTTTTCAGGATTGCTGGCTGCTGCCCTGATTGAGTATTTCTGGGGATACGACTATATTTCATATTACCTGGGACTGCCCAAGATTCCGGTGCTCTTCGGTGCCATTCTGATGCTCAAAGACCCGATCATGATTCCCGGTGCCCTGGCCTACGACCTGCTTGTTTATGTCCTGCCGGTCTGCATTGTGGCAAAAGCCTCCACCTTTCTCACCAACCCCCTGGCAGGGGGGATGGAGAAGTTGCCGCTGTGGTTGTCTGCCCTGATTCATCTGTGCTGTTTCTACGGTATTCTGGCCCTTTGGGCAGGAATCAACGACTACCGTGTGCTTGTGGTGAAACTGACACTGATTTCGATAATCCTGACCATCAGCGTCAACGTCATTAACGGTTATCAGGGAGAGTTCTCCTGTTCCCATCCCGGCTTCATGGCTGTGGGGGCCTATGTCTCTTCGGCCATGACCCTGCTGTTGTTTGCCAATGACAGGCTTTTTGGTGCGCCCCTGCTGCCGCCGTCCCTGGGGCCGTGGCTTTTCCCCGTTGCTCTGATCATGGGAGGTGCCGCCGCATCCGTTGCGTCTCTTCTGGTGGCCATTCCTTCGTTCAGAACCCGGGGTGATTATCTTGCCATTATCTCATTGGCCTTCATGTTCATCGTAAAAAGTGCCGTGGAAAACCTCAATGTCATCGGCGGTGCCCGGGGAATGGGCGGACAGCCGGATCTGGCGCCGCTCCATGTGATTTTTTTCTGGACCATGCTGTGTATCTGGGTGATCCATAATTTTGTCACCTCCATCATGGGCAAGGCGCTCAATGCCGTGCGCGATGATGAGGCGGCTTCGGAATCCATGACCGTGAAAACCCGGAAAACCAAGATGACCGCGTTCATGTTCGGCGCGTTCTGGGCCGGGGTGGCCGGCGGGCTGTTCGCCCATGTGCTGGCCTATATAAATCCGGGCATGTTCAGCATCAACCGGCTGGCCGAGATCCTTGCCATGGTCTATTTCGGCGGGCTTAACTCCATTGTGGGTTCCATTGTGGGGGCTGTCTCCATAAACATTTTGGGCGAGGCGCTGCGGCCCCTGGAGCTGTTCAAGTGGATCATCATTCCGCTGATACTGATTTTTGTCATGATCTTCAGGCCCTATGGTTTGATCTCTTTCAGGGAGATTAATGCCAGAAAACTGCTTGCGGCCAGAAAGAGTAAATAA
- a CDS encoding OFA family MFS transporter, with the protein MSDACNCPNRWRIAISGTLLQVCLGTVYAWSFFQKPLVTTYGWSNSQVAWTFSTAICCLGLAAAWGGMNLAKTGPRKLAMAGGILFGAGYLIAALALSMHNLVLLYMGYGFIGGAGLGLGYVTPVATVAKWFPDKKGFVTGMVVMGFGFGALVMSKLIAPILMTRFDHNLVQVFFWIGIVMLVLTLPAAYNLVNPPQGFIPAGYTPAQAAGSDHRSVGAALTGRQCVLSRKFFMMWMVLTCNVSAGIMFIGFQSPMMQALLKASHAQKYSDPAALAAAGATLIAVSSVFNGLGRFFWGSLSDKVGRTNAFRLLVGSQIAIFIALIYIRSPWIFGALVCYVLLCYGGGFGAMPAFVLDVFGPVRMPVVYGVILTGWSAGGIIGPQLTAIIRDRFPANPGVYTYAGGAILLALGFAFSLALSDRPFELKPEVRDKASGGGPSIS; encoded by the coding sequence ATGAGTGATGCCTGTAATTGCCCCAACCGCTGGCGGATCGCCATCTCCGGAACCCTGCTCCAGGTCTGTCTGGGCACGGTTTACGCCTGGAGTTTTTTTCAAAAACCCCTGGTCACCACCTACGGCTGGAGCAACAGCCAGGTGGCCTGGACCTTCAGTACGGCCATCTGCTGCCTGGGTCTGGCCGCTGCCTGGGGCGGCATGAACCTGGCAAAGACCGGTCCCCGGAAACTGGCCATGGCCGGGGGGATTCTGTTCGGTGCAGGGTACCTGATCGCGGCCCTGGCGTTGAGCATGCACAATCTGGTGTTGCTTTACATGGGGTACGGGTTTATCGGCGGTGCCGGGCTTGGCCTGGGTTACGTGACCCCGGTGGCCACGGTGGCCAAGTGGTTTCCTGACAAAAAGGGTTTTGTGACGGGTATGGTGGTCATGGGTTTTGGCTTCGGCGCCCTGGTCATGTCCAAGCTCATTGCACCCATCCTCATGACCCGTTTTGACCATAATTTGGTGCAGGTCTTTTTCTGGATCGGCATTGTCATGCTGGTTCTGACCCTGCCCGCCGCTTACAATCTGGTCAACCCGCCCCAGGGATTTATCCCGGCGGGCTACACCCCGGCACAGGCCGCAGGTTCAGACCACAGATCGGTCGGTGCCGCATTAACAGGACGGCAATGCGTCCTGTCCAGAAAATTTTTCATGATGTGGATGGTGCTCACCTGTAACGTTTCCGCCGGCATCATGTTTATCGGTTTTCAGTCGCCCATGATGCAGGCGCTGCTCAAAGCTTCCCATGCCCAGAAATATTCTGACCCGGCAGCCCTGGCAGCAGCCGGCGCTACGTTGATCGCGGTCAGTTCCGTGTTTAATGGTCTGGGCCGTTTTTTTTGGGGCAGCCTGTCGGACAAGGTCGGCCGGACCAATGCTTTTCGCTTGCTGGTGGGCAGCCAGATCGCCATATTCATCGCACTCATTTACATCAGATCACCATGGATCTTCGGTGCCCTGGTCTGCTATGTCCTGCTCTGCTATGGCGGCGGATTCGGCGCCATGCCGGCATTTGTCCTGGATGTATTCGGTCCGGTCCGGATGCCCGTTGTCTATGGCGTGATTCTCACGGGCTGGTCTGCCGGCGGGATCATCGGCCCCCAGCTGACCGCCATTATCCGTGACCGCTTTCCTGCCAACCCCGGTGTCTATACCTACGCCGGTGGTGCGATCCTCCTGGCCCTGGGCTTTGCCTTTTCCCTGGCCCTGTCCGACAGGCCTTTTGAGCTCAAGCCCGAGGTTCGGGATAAAGCCTCCGGCGGGGGACCCTCTATTTCTTGA
- a CDS encoding efflux RND transporter permease subunit gives MQRHKTAKEQSMAMIHNKLESFFEAIAKWVYAHGVLTLGLILLVSVMLARQLPHLTIDTRDQSFFHPDDPTLVAYDQFRYQFGQDDIFFIAMEPENGLTPSFFNTMNRLHRELEDNVPYLDEVKSLINGRIVRADHDTLIVEDLIPEPPENFIENQRILTLTNHYPLYENFLVSKDRTLAMIMVKAQAFVQPSQDDLLTGFEPDPAAHAPIAAQYLDNEQNVEINDRIREIVDKYRGQGIKFFFAGTPVFAAELQRGLEKDLGLMTPLSFLLIIIFLAILFRRVSGVVYPVIIVLLSLTSSLGLMAVWKIPVSNAIMILPTFLIVVGVGDSVHILTIFYRNIQKDQNHKPDKKAAIINAVAYSGLPVLMTSLTTACGLLSFVWADVAIIAQLGYIAPAGVMIAFFYTVLLLPALVAVFPIKTKQLQPQGQPPVADRIFDGIANIATGKPLAVTAVWIGLFLVAAIASFNLRFSHNAMSWLPHDSTAREGTRLMDRKNGGTVMLEIILDSGRVNGLHDPDLLSRMDQAGKVIPTICEHNIRAGKVVSMVDVLKETNRALNGDADLAYALPETRQLAAQELILFESSGSDDLAELADGKYQKARISVLAPFTDSILYQDYVEKIKNYLALQFPHEAVSLTGHMALFIGITKMFITSMAKSYLFAFLAITIIMMAIMGNFKIGLISMIANIVPIVLVFGVMGGARIPIDMVTILVGSIILGLVVDDTIHFLHHFKRAYELSGCVETAVKETLHNTGRAIMITSFVLSGGFIIYTTAYLSCYVRFGILTASAVLFALAADLILLPALLTLVYGRGAKKAGQN, from the coding sequence ATGCAGCGGCACAAAACAGCAAAGGAACAATCCATGGCCATGATTCACAACAAACTGGAATCCTTCTTTGAAGCCATTGCAAAGTGGGTTTATGCACATGGTGTCTTAACCTTAGGCCTTATCCTGCTGGTATCGGTCATGCTCGCGCGCCAGCTGCCCCACCTGACCATTGATACCAGAGATCAAAGCTTTTTCCACCCGGATGATCCCACCTTGGTGGCCTACGATCAGTTCAGGTATCAGTTTGGCCAGGACGATATCTTCTTTATTGCCATGGAGCCTGAAAACGGACTGACGCCATCTTTTTTTAATACAATGAACCGGCTTCACAGGGAGTTGGAAGACAATGTCCCCTATCTGGACGAGGTAAAAAGCCTGATCAACGGGAGGATTGTCCGGGCGGACCATGACACCCTTATTGTGGAGGACCTGATCCCGGAACCACCTGAAAACTTCATCGAAAACCAGCGGATTTTGACATTGACCAACCATTATCCCCTGTATGAAAATTTTCTGGTTTCAAAGGACCGCACCCTGGCAATGATTATGGTCAAAGCCCAGGCTTTTGTACAGCCATCCCAGGATGACCTTTTAACCGGATTTGAACCGGATCCTGCCGCACACGCCCCCATTGCCGCCCAATACCTGGACAATGAACAGAATGTTGAAATCAATGACCGGATTCGTGAAATCGTCGATAAATATCGCGGCCAGGGCATTAAATTTTTCTTTGCAGGTACTCCTGTTTTTGCCGCGGAACTGCAACGTGGGCTTGAAAAAGATCTGGGACTGATGACGCCTTTGTCATTTCTGCTGATCATTATATTTCTGGCCATCCTGTTCCGGCGGGTGTCGGGCGTGGTATACCCTGTTATCATTGTACTGCTTTCGCTGACCTCTTCCCTGGGGCTTATGGCGGTCTGGAAAATTCCCGTCTCCAATGCCATCATGATTCTGCCCACCTTTCTAATTGTTGTAGGTGTCGGGGATAGCGTGCACATCCTCACCATTTTTTACCGCAATATTCAAAAGGATCAGAATCATAAACCGGACAAAAAAGCTGCCATAATCAATGCTGTGGCCTATTCCGGACTGCCGGTCCTGATGACCAGCCTGACAACCGCCTGCGGACTGTTATCATTTGTCTGGGCTGATGTGGCCATCATAGCCCAGCTTGGATATATTGCCCCGGCAGGGGTCATGATTGCATTTTTCTATACGGTTCTGCTGCTGCCCGCCCTGGTTGCCGTCTTTCCCATAAAAACAAAACAATTGCAGCCCCAGGGTCAGCCGCCCGTTGCGGACCGGATATTTGACGGCATTGCCAACATCGCAACAGGCAAGCCCCTGGCGGTTACGGCTGTGTGGATTGGTTTGTTTTTAGTGGCCGCAATAGCCTCGTTCAACCTTAGGTTTTCCCACAATGCCATGTCCTGGCTGCCCCACGACTCCACGGCCCGGGAGGGCACCCGGCTGATGGACCGGAAAAACGGAGGCACGGTCATGCTGGAGATCATCCTTGATTCCGGGCGGGTAAACGGACTGCATGACCCGGATCTTCTTTCGCGCATGGATCAAGCCGGGAAAGTGATTCCAACAATTTGCGAACACAATATCAGGGCCGGCAAGGTGGTCTCCATGGTCGATGTCCTCAAGGAGACCAACAGGGCCCTGAACGGGGATGCGGATCTTGCCTATGCGTTGCCGGAGACCCGGCAGCTGGCAGCCCAGGAACTGATCCTGTTTGAATCCAGCGGCAGTGATGATCTGGCTGAACTTGCGGACGGCAAATACCAAAAAGCGCGCATCTCTGTTCTAGCGCCTTTTACCGATTCAATTCTTTACCAGGACTATGTAGAAAAAATAAAAAATTATCTGGCCCTTCAATTCCCCCATGAAGCCGTCTCCCTCACAGGCCACATGGCGCTGTTCATCGGCATCACAAAGATGTTTATCACCAGCATGGCCAAAAGCTATCTGTTTGCCTTTCTGGCCATTACCATCATAATGATGGCGATCATGGGTAATTTTAAAATCGGTTTGATAAGCATGATTGCCAATATTGTACCCATTGTGTTGGTTTTCGGGGTCATGGGGGGAGCCCGCATCCCCATAGATATGGTAACCATCCTTGTGGGAAGTATTATATTAGGCCTGGTGGTGGATGACACCATTCATTTTCTTCACCATTTCAAAAGGGCCTATGAGTTGAGCGGGTGCGTTGAAACCGCTGTCAAAGAGACTTTGCACAACACCGGCAGGGCGATTATGATCACAAGCTTTGTGCTTAGCGGAGGATTCATCATCTATACCACGGCCTACCTGTCCTGTTATGTCCGGTTCGGCATATTAACCGCCAGTGCTGTTTTATTTGCCCTGGCCGCTGATTTAATTCTTTTGCCGGCGCTTTTGACCCTGGTGTATGGGCGTGGGGCAAAAAAGGCTGGTCAAAATTAA